In Phycisphaerae bacterium, the following proteins share a genomic window:
- a CDS encoding NAD-dependent protein deacylase has translation MSEPDQPVPGVARRAVSHAAQLIRQANFVVAYTGAGLSAESGVPSSRGRMATWDEFEPEECASVRGFEADPAKVRRWYDDRRRQIARAQPNAGHEALAELEREVPEFFVITCNIDGLQQKAGSRNVFELCGSIWRDRCPRCGFGRELGPEDSQSECRCPRCGHWLRPGVTWPDEAAADVAFEAGLEAAQRSELVLTVGTCGSVQPVASLLLEAKATGATVINVAPDLTDTPKPADVVLPGPASRMLPELVKQLHQMTAQPH, from the coding sequence ATGTCGGAGCCAGACCAACCGGTACCGGGCGTTGCCCGCAGGGCGGTGAGCCACGCGGCGCAATTGATCCGCCAGGCGAACTTTGTGGTGGCCTATACGGGCGCGGGGCTGTCAGCGGAGAGCGGCGTGCCATCGTCTCGAGGACGCATGGCGACGTGGGACGAGTTTGAGCCCGAGGAATGCGCCAGCGTCCGGGGTTTTGAGGCCGATCCGGCGAAGGTGCGGCGATGGTACGACGACCGCCGCCGGCAGATCGCTCGAGCCCAGCCGAACGCCGGGCACGAGGCCCTGGCTGAGCTGGAGCGGGAGGTGCCGGAGTTCTTCGTGATCACGTGCAACATCGACGGTCTTCAGCAGAAGGCTGGGTCACGAAACGTTTTCGAGCTGTGCGGCAGCATCTGGCGCGACCGCTGTCCGCGGTGCGGGTTCGGCCGCGAGCTGGGGCCGGAGGACTCTCAGTCGGAGTGCCGATGCCCGCGGTGCGGCCACTGGCTGCGGCCTGGCGTGACCTGGCCCGACGAAGCGGCCGCCGACGTGGCGTTTGAGGCTGGGCTTGAGGCGGCACAGCGGAGCGAACTGGTTCTGACCGTCGGCACGTGCGGATCGGTCCAGCCGGTGGCTTCGCTCCTGCTGGAGGCCAAGGCGACCGGCGCCACCGTCATCAACGTGGCGCCGGATCTGACCGACACGCCCAAACCGGCCGATGTGGTTCTGCCCGGTCCGGCCAGCCGGATGCTTCCCGAGTTGGTCAAGCAACTGCACCAGATGACGGCCCAGCCGCATTAA
- a CDS encoding NfeD family protein encodes MDGQLWWIWMVLAAVLIVAEMFTAGFFLLWFGIGAGVAGVMALIGLPFVWQLIGFIVVSGLLFAFSRQFAEEVTAKQPPGIGADRFVGQMGVVIEAVDNIRNTGRIRVGQDEWRADSATGEGLPVGTVVKVVAMSGTHAVVRQVEGEAAEQQA; translated from the coding sequence ATGGACGGACAACTCTGGTGGATCTGGATGGTGCTGGCTGCGGTGCTGATCGTGGCTGAGATGTTCACCGCCGGTTTCTTCCTCCTGTGGTTCGGCATCGGGGCGGGCGTGGCCGGGGTGATGGCCCTGATCGGGCTGCCGTTTGTCTGGCAGTTGATCGGTTTCATCGTGGTTTCGGGGCTGCTGTTCGCCTTCTCTCGCCAGTTCGCCGAGGAGGTCACCGCCAAGCAGCCGCCGGGCATCGGGGCCGATCGGTTCGTGGGGCAGATGGGCGTGGTCATCGAAGCCGTCGATAACATCCGAAACACCGGCCGCATCCGCGTCGGACAGGACGAGTGGCGGGCCGACAGCGCCACCGGCGAAGGACTGCCCGTCGGTACCGTGGTCAAAGTCGTGGCCATGAGCGGAACCCACGCCGTGGTCCGCCAGGTCGAAGGCGAGGCAGCAGAGCAACAGGCGTAA